The segment ATTTGCTTGTCGAGCTGGAGAAAAACCAGAGCTGTTAACAGTTTGGGCAACCTGTAGCAGTGACAGCAAAAGTTAGTAAGTAATATGGTCCAACGCAAGTATAAACTGTAAATTGCAAGGTATTGCCAGTACCTTGTCGGCCTTAAGCTTGACAAGGTACTGTTCTTTTTTGTTTGTAAAGATTTACAGTTTATAGGATATCTATAAGTCTGTAAATCTTTATTTATTCTCTCCGGAAGTCTCCTAAATCTGTGGACAAAAGTGCAAAAATACCGTGCAAAACCAGGTGTTGGGCGGGTTTATTAATTTTTTATTCTGATTTGTGAAAAAATGAACATTTTTTTGCCGAAGTACTTGAAATAGTGGTTATAAGTTTGCTAAAATAACATATCACTACTTTTCAGTCTTTCAGGAAGTCTTCTGCACAAAAGAGTGAAAAAAATCACATATGGTAAATACTGAAAGCAGAATCAGCATTTAAATCGAAAGGATGTTTAGTTATGGGAGAAAATAACAGACCTCATGTAGTTATCATAGGCGGCGGTTTTGGCGGACTCAAGGCTGCGCAATCGCTGGCTCATGCACCGGTACGGGTGACTTTGGTGGAAAAACGCAATTATCAGTTGTTCCAGCCGCTTCTATATCAGGTTGCCACGGCGGAACTGGAACCGTCCGATATTGCTTATCCGTTGCGCGATATTCTGCGTTATCAGAAGAATATTGAATTCCGTATGACCAGAGTATCGAAAATCGATGCGGATAACAAAAAGGTAATGACCATCGACGGCAAGGATATTACCTATGATTATCTGATTATTGCTTCTGGGGGTTCCAGCAACTTTTTCGGCATGCAGTCCATTGAAGAAAATGCCTTTGGCTTAAAAGATATGGAAGATGCCATCGGTTTGCGCAATCACATTCTAAGCATGGTGGAACGGGCCGAGTATGAAGAGGACCCGGAAGTGCGTAAAGCCCTCCTGACTTTTGTCGTGGTCGGCGGCGGTCCTACCGGCGTGGAAACAGCAGGAGCTATATCAGAATTGATGAGCATGGTGCTGGTAAAGGATTTCCCGCGACTAAACTTAAAGGAAGTAAAGGTCATTCTTTTGGAAGCAGCGACCTGTCTGCTGCCGGTTATGCCGCAGCATCATCGCGATTATACGGTGGAAATACTGCGTAAAAAGAAGGTAGATGTCCGTTTGGAAGCCAAAGTGGTTGACTTTAACGGCGAAAGAGTATTGTTGGCCGGCGACGAAGTTATTCCGTCCCATACCTTGGTCTGGGGTGCCGGGGTACAAGCTGCCAGCGTCGCCCGCGAAAGCGGCCTGAAGCTTGCCAGCATGCGCCGGATTGCCGTTACTTCGACACTGCAGGTGGAAAGCCATCCGGAAGTGTATGCCATTGGTGACTCCTCTCATTTTGAGCAGGACGGACGCCCGTTGCCGATGATCGCTCCGGTCGCCACCCAGGGAGCCGCTGTGGTTGCCAAAAACATCTGCCATGCGATTAAGGGGGAAGCCCAGGAAACCTTTGTTTATAAAGATCCCGGCGCCATGGCGATTATTGGTCGTAATGTGGCGGTGGCCCGCATGGGTAACTGGGAACCGACCGGCTTTGTTGCCTGGCTGTTGTGGCTGGTTGTTCATGTCATCCGTTTAGTCGGCGCCAGAAACCGTATCATTACCGTCATCAACTGGGCTTGGGAGTATTTCTTCTACGACCGCAGCGTTCGGTTAATTATGCCGAATGTAAATAAACAGATCAAAGAGTAGCAAAATACTATTTGACAATAGCGGTAAACTTGGTTATTATATAAGCAATAAATGATCAGCTGAGTTAATTTATTATTGTTACAAAGAAATAACTGGCAATAGAGCCTGACAAAAATGTCGTGTACATGACATTTCTTGTTGGGCTTTTTTTTCTGCAATGAAACAGCAAGGTGAAAAATAATCATACCGGCAGGGCAAAGAGGCTCATTTTGACGTACGGGAAACTGTCTGTTGAAGTGAGCCTTTTTGTTTTGCCTATTAAGGAGGATGTGTATGGAAACAAGCATGAAATGTGAAGCAGCCCCTGTGGCACCGGTGGAGGACGTAAAACTTACCCGGGTATTAAAGCCGGTTCATCTGTGGGCGCTGGCGGTAGGTCTTGTTATATCGGGTAATTATTTTGGCTGGAGCTATGGCTTTGCGGCCGGAGGGGCTGTCGGCCTGGCCTTGGCGCTGATCCCGGTTACTATTTTCTATGTTACCTTTATTTTGTCTTATTCCGAGCTGGCTACAGCCATTCCCCATGCCGGCGGTCCTTCGGCCTATGCCCGCCGGGGGCTTGGTAAGTTCTGGGGCTATATGAACGGTATCAGTTGCCTGATTGAATTCGTTTTTGCGCCACCGGCCATTGCTCTGGCAGTTGGCGGCTATATTCACAATATGCTGCCGGGCATTCCTGTCCTGACCGCTACCGTCATCGCTTTCCTGTTATTTATC is part of the Propionispora hippei DSM 15287 genome and harbors:
- a CDS encoding NAD(P)/FAD-dependent oxidoreductase; this translates as MGENNRPHVVIIGGGFGGLKAAQSLAHAPVRVTLVEKRNYQLFQPLLYQVATAELEPSDIAYPLRDILRYQKNIEFRMTRVSKIDADNKKVMTIDGKDITYDYLIIASGGSSNFFGMQSIEENAFGLKDMEDAIGLRNHILSMVERAEYEEDPEVRKALLTFVVVGGGPTGVETAGAISELMSMVLVKDFPRLNLKEVKVILLEAATCLLPVMPQHHRDYTVEILRKKKVDVRLEAKVVDFNGERVLLAGDEVIPSHTLVWGAGVQAASVARESGLKLASMRRIAVTSTLQVESHPEVYAIGDSSHFEQDGRPLPMIAPVATQGAAVVAKNICHAIKGEAQETFVYKDPGAMAIIGRNVAVARMGNWEPTGFVAWLLWLVVHVIRLVGARNRIITVINWAWEYFFYDRSVRLIMPNVNKQIKE